One window from the genome of Elaeis guineensis isolate ETL-2024a chromosome 5, EG11, whole genome shotgun sequence encodes:
- the LOC105044528 gene encoding embryo-specific protein ATS3A produces the protein MERSRGVAQFGFGGAAGGGGLLLLLLVLFLSTAAATLEADLEKRSGGSVSRDSTKDSCNYTILIETTCTKGAGTADQVSLRFGDSNSTDILVRHLKTKHTKWVDELGPMVLDDVPRVPFQECSIDVFKITGKCIHSQVCYFYLKHRGDDDWRPGQAQVVVTGAAKLSSNSFYFRRFLPRRVWHGIDNCEAEVTPFGIRHPRRVFGSKHDSKLP, from the exons atggagaggagtagaggggtggCGCAATTCGGGTTCGGTGGTGCCGCTGGCGGGGGCGGACTCCTCTTGCTCCTCCTCGTTCTCTTTTTGAGTACCGCTGCCGCTACTTTGGAGGCGGATTTGGAGAAGCGTAGCGGAGGGTCGGTGTCGCGCGACTCCACAAAG GATAGTTGTAATTACACGATCTTAATTGAAACTACATGTACCAAAGGGGCAGGCACAGCAGACCAAGTAAGCTTAAGATTCGGTGACTCGAACTCGACAGATATCTTAGTACGTCATCTCAAAACCAAACACACAAAATGGGTCGATGAGTTAGGTCCAATGGTGCTCGATGATGTGCCAAGAGTACCATTTCAAGAATGCTCAATTGATGTGTTCAAGATCACTGGCAAGTGCATCCATTCACAAGTTTGCTACTTCTATCTGAAGCATAGAGGTGATGATGATTGGAGGCCTGGTCAAGCTCAAGTGGTAGTGACAGGTGCAGCCAAGCTGTCCTCTAACTCATTCTATTTTCGAAGGTTCCTTCCTCGTCGAGTCTGGCATGGGATCGACAATTGCGAGGCCGAGGTTACTCCATTTGGGATTCGGCATCCAAGGAGAGTCTTTGGCAGCAAACACGATTCAAAGTTACCATAA
- the LOC140857733 gene encoding WUSCHEL-related homeobox 3-like — MPQAPSTRWCPTPEQLMILEEMYRSGVRTPTASQIQQITAHLSYYGRIEGKNVFYWFQNHKARDRQKLRRRLSRHHHLLFSCSHPHSLHRFQETFHPPPLPPPPPPPPLPFHHQTLPHFLHHVPVNSSSSSTLCHCFSGGGSQVANQGLNLLCKLETGGREETPTRAHNMEYGYEWMAKMDGGSAVPLCCRPLKTLDLFPTKSTGLKDEGSTSKSSSCSTSTNLSP; from the exons ATGCCTCAGGCTCCTTCAACAAGGTGGTGCCCAACCCCAGAGCAACTGATGATACTGGAAGAGATGTATAGGAGTGGAGTGCGGACTCCCACTGCTTCTCAGATACAGCAGATAACGGCCCACCTCTCCTATTACGGGAGGATTGAGGGAAAGAACGTGTTCTACTGGTTCCAGAACCACAAGGCCAGGGACCGGCAGAAGCTCCGGAGGAGACTCAGCAGGCACCACCACCTTCTCTTCTCCTGCTCCCACCCACACTCTCTCCACCGCTTTCAGGAAACCTTCCATCCTCCGCCacttcctcctccccctcctcctcctcctcttccattcCACCACCAGACCCTACCTCACTTCCTCCACCACGTCCCCGTcaactcctcctcctcctccactctTTGTCATTGTTTCTCG GGAGGAGGCTCCCAAGTGGCAAACCAAGGACTAAATTTGCTCTGCAAACTGGAGACTGGAGGACGAGAAGAAACCCCAACGAGGGCACATAACATGGAGTATGGGTATGAATGGATGGCGAAGATGGATGGAGGCTCAGCCGTTCCACTGTGTTGCCGGCCTCTCAAGACTCTGGACCTCTTTCCCACCAAGAGCACTGGGCTCAAGGATGAGGGCAGCACCAGCAAGTCTTCCTCATGCTCAACGTCCACAAACTTGTCTCCATAG